The genomic window GCAACTTCCTTGTACACCGACCATTACGAACTGACCATGCTTCAGGCCGCCTTGCATTCGGGCGCCGCGCATCGTCGTTCGGTCTTCGAAGCCTTCGCCCGGCGGCTGCCGGACGGCCGGCGCTACGGCGTGGTGGGCGGCACGGGGCGCCTGCTGGAGGGCATAGCCGACTTCCGCTTCGGCGACGCCGAGCTCGCATTCCTCCAGCAGAACAAAGTGGTCAACCAGGAAACACTGGACTATCTGGCAGACTACAAGTTCAGCGGCGACATCTGGGGCTACGCCGAGGGCGACGCCTATTTCCCCAACTCCCCCATCCTGATCGTCGAATCCACCTTCGCAGAAGCCTGCATCCTGGAGACCTACATCCTGTCCGTCCTCAACCACGACAGTGCCATTGCCTCCGCCGCTTCACGCATGACCTCCGCAGCGGGCACCCGCCCCTGCATCGAGATGGGCTCCCGTCGGACCCAGGAAGAATCGGCGACGGCGGCAGCGCGCGCCGCCGTGATCGCCGGCTTCGCCAGCACCTCCAACCTGGAGGCCGGACGCCGCTACGGCATCAAGACGGTCGGCACGGCAGCCCACTCCTTCACCTTGCTCCATGACACCGAGCGGGAAGCCTTCGAAGCGCAGATCGCGACCTTCGGACCCGGGACCTCGCTGCTGGTGGACACCTACGACGTCGAGACCGCGGTGCGCACTGCCGTGGAACTGGCCGGCGACAAGCTCGGTGCAGTCCGCCTGGATTCCGGGGACCTGATTGCCCAGGCACAGTGGGTCCGGCAATTGCTGGATGACCTGGGCAACGTCAACACAAGGATCGTGGTGACCTCGGACCTTGACGAATTCGCCATCGCTGCCCTCCAGTCGGCCCCGGTGGACTCCTACGGCGTGGGCACGTCCCTGGTGACCGGTTCCGGTGCTCCCACGGCCAGCATGGTCTACAAACTGGTGAGCCGTACCAACGATTCCGGCGAGTTCATTTCAGTGGCCAAGGCCGCAAAGAACAAAGCCAGCGTGGGTGGACGGAAGTACGCCCTGCGCAAACTCAATGACCGC from Arthrobacter sp. StoSoilB20 includes these protein-coding regions:
- a CDS encoding nicotinate phosphoribosyltransferase, coding for MSRATSWDHPATSLYTDHYELTMLQAALHSGAAHRRSVFEAFARRLPDGRRYGVVGGTGRLLEGIADFRFGDAELAFLQQNKVVNQETLDYLADYKFSGDIWGYAEGDAYFPNSPILIVESTFAEACILETYILSVLNHDSAIASAASRMTSAAGTRPCIEMGSRRTQEESATAAARAAVIAGFASTSNLEAGRRYGIKTVGTAAHSFTLLHDTEREAFEAQIATFGPGTSLLVDTYDVETAVRTAVELAGDKLGAVRLDSGDLIAQAQWVRQLLDDLGNVNTRIVVTSDLDEFAIAALQSAPVDSYGVGTSLVTGSGAPTASMVYKLVSRTNDSGEFISVAKAAKNKASVGGRKYALRKLNDRGRATQEVVGIGHRPQDDGNDRVLLHQFVKNGEVLPGWTGPEGVIRAKERHTATMAELPAVVNRLQRGEAAIPTVYEEN